One stretch of Candidatus Bathyarchaeia archaeon DNA includes these proteins:
- the cca gene encoding CCA tRNA nucleotidyltransferase, which yields MTATPTLETVTSQILQKSTPTPKDRQKKGALAKELEQKVGAACEEFGVKAEVRVEGSFAKDTWLSEDPDIDVFMRLPTSIPRMALGEIALKVARKATAGSVQVERFAEHPYLEAFVHDVRVNIVPCYDAKPGEWLSATDRTPYHTDYINMHLSKALRGDVRLLKRFMKGIGVYGAEIRVGGFSGYLCELLVLHYGSFQKVLEAFANHKPKRTVDIEGYYQNRQRELELLFPEPLVIVDPVDKARNVASAVQPQRLHTFVAASRAFLKEPIAEFFYPLKVTPLSLEEFEKALMNRGSTVLFLVLGKINAVPDVLWGQLHRTRKALRKQLELADFNVLRDEVWSEEDALFSVFVFEIDQQIIPSIKKHLGPPLELQNECSRFLEKYHSNSNVVAGPFIEEGRWVVEVYRKFIDAAALLQEKVKDGGRKAGVAELIAQEARKRFLVFVGDQIVEHYSYSETFAQYLTSFLSGKPFWLEPKCKKPVS from the coding sequence ATGACCGCCACACCCACGCTGGAAACTGTGACCAGCCAGATTCTTCAGAAAAGCACTCCAACTCCAAAAGACAGACAGAAAAAAGGTGCACTTGCCAAAGAGTTGGAGCAAAAAGTTGGGGCTGCATGCGAAGAATTCGGCGTTAAAGCTGAGGTGAGGGTGGAGGGTTCTTTTGCAAAGGACACTTGGTTAAGTGAGGACCCTGACATTGACGTTTTTATGCGGCTGCCCACATCTATTCCGCGGATGGCGTTAGGCGAAATCGCCCTCAAAGTTGCCCGTAAAGCCACTGCGGGTTCAGTGCAAGTGGAGCGGTTTGCTGAGCACCCCTATCTGGAAGCATTTGTACATGATGTTCGCGTGAATATTGTGCCCTGCTACGACGCCAAACCAGGAGAATGGTTAAGCGCCACTGACCGAACGCCTTACCACACTGACTACATCAACATGCACCTAAGCAAAGCCCTACGAGGAGATGTTAGGTTACTGAAGCGGTTCATGAAGGGCATTGGTGTGTACGGGGCAGAAATCAGGGTAGGCGGCTTCAGCGGCTATTTATGCGAACTGTTGGTGCTTCATTACGGTTCATTTCAGAAAGTTCTTGAAGCCTTCGCGAACCACAAACCCAAACGAACAGTAGACATTGAAGGTTACTATCAGAACAGGCAACGGGAACTTGAACTGCTTTTCCCTGAACCCCTCGTCATCGTGGACCCCGTCGATAAAGCCCGAAACGTCGCCTCCGCCGTCCAACCCCAACGGCTCCACACATTCGTCGCCGCAAGCCGCGCCTTCCTCAAAGAACCCATCGCCGAATTCTTTTATCCACTCAAAGTCACCCCTCTCAGCTTGGAAGAATTTGAAAAGGCTCTTATGAACCGCGGCTCCACAGTGCTCTTTCTTGTTTTGGGCAAAATCAACGCAGTTCCTGACGTGCTTTGGGGACAACTGCACCGCACTCGAAAAGCGCTACGAAAACAGCTTGAACTCGCCGACTTTAATGTCCTGCGGGATGAAGTGTGGAGCGAAGAGGACGCTTTGTTTTCGGTTTTCGTTTTCGAAATCGACCAGCAAATCATACCTTCTATCAAGAAGCATTTGGGTCCCCCACTGGAGTTGCAAAACGAATGCAGCCGCTTCTTGGAGAAGTATCACTCAAACAGCAATGTGGTGGCTGGACCATTCATCGAAGAAGGACGCTGGGTTGTGGAGGTGTACAGAAAATTCATCGACGCAGCCGCGCTGCTGCAGGAGAAAGTGAAAGACGGTGGCAGAAAGGCAGGTGTGGCGGAACTTATAGCTCAAGAGGCACGTAAACGGTTTCTGGTTTTTGTCGGCGACCAAATTGTTGAACACTACAGCTACAGCGAAACGTTTGCTCAGTACCTGACAAGTTTTCTTTCAGGCAAGCCATTTTGGCTTGAACCAAAATGTAAAAAGCCAGTGAGCTAG
- the thpR gene encoding RNA 2',3'-cyclic phosphodiesterase, translating to MSESVRAFLAFDVDNPEVKKKLAYMQTKAVQTGADLKLVETENIHITIRFLGDITLSMADKIFEEMKKTQFKPFPVQLTGVGVFPNLNYPRVLWAGIALGADQLQNVFNQIEPKLQSLGFPAERNAFSPHLTIARVRSARNKPQLADYVTKNKTYDFGTTKAQCFRLKRSVLTPNGPIYSALKEYCPK from the coding sequence ATGTCTGAGTCCGTGAGAGCATTCTTAGCCTTTGACGTAGATAACCCAGAAGTAAAAAAGAAACTGGCGTACATGCAGACGAAGGCTGTGCAGACAGGCGCAGATCTGAAACTGGTTGAAACTGAGAACATCCACATAACTATCCGTTTTCTTGGCGACATAACTTTGAGCATGGCTGACAAAATCTTTGAAGAGATGAAGAAAACCCAGTTTAAGCCGTTTCCTGTGCAACTCACGGGCGTTGGGGTTTTTCCCAACTTGAACTACCCAAGAGTGTTATGGGCAGGCATTGCGTTGGGCGCAGACCAACTCCAAAACGTCTTTAACCAAATCGAACCCAAACTACAGAGCTTGGGGTTCCCCGCGGAACGCAACGCTTTCAGCCCCCACTTGACGATTGCGCGGGTTCGTTCAGCCCGAAACAAACCGCAACTGGCGGATTACGTCACCAAAAACAAAACCTACGATTTTGGAACAACCAAAGCCCAATGTTTTCGACTCAAACGCAGCGTCTTAACACCCAATGGCCCAATATATTCCGCACTAAAAGAGTACTGCCCAAAATAG
- a CDS encoding AAA family ATPase produces the protein MDTNKLVIGLTGMPGSGKSLVVEAAQELGYDVVTMGDVIRGETAQRGLEPTPSNVGEVMLELREKGGVGVVAEICVPKILEKHSSKVIVDGLRSYSEVEVFQKRLADFKLITVHSAPAIRFERLFVRGRSDDPKTWEVFHERDMRELSVGIGFAIALAESVIVNDGTKEELFVKVAEFLKRIEEKWRK, from the coding sequence GTGGACACTAATAAACTGGTAATCGGCTTAACTGGCATGCCGGGTTCAGGAAAAAGCCTTGTTGTGGAAGCCGCCCAAGAACTCGGATACGACGTGGTGACCATGGGTGACGTGATTCGGGGTGAAACTGCACAGCGAGGATTGGAGCCAACCCCTTCAAACGTGGGCGAAGTCATGCTGGAACTTCGTGAAAAAGGCGGCGTAGGTGTTGTAGCTGAGATCTGTGTACCTAAAATTTTGGAAAAACATAGCTCCAAAGTGATTGTGGATGGGCTTCGCAGTTACTCGGAGGTGGAAGTGTTCCAGAAGCGTTTGGCAGATTTCAAGTTAATCACCGTGCATTCTGCACCTGCAATCCGCTTTGAGCGGCTTTTTGTTCGGGGCAGAAGTGATGACCCAAAAACTTGGGAGGTTTTTCACGAGCGGGACATGCGTGAACTGAGCGTAGGCATCGGGTTTGCCATCGCGTTAGCCGAAAGTGTTATCGTAAACGATGGGACCAAGGAAGAGTTGTTCGTGAAGGTTGCTGAGTTTTTGAAAAGGATTGAGGAGAAATGGCGCAAGTAA
- a CDS encoding RNA-binding domain-containing protein: MAQVTKMSIEVDVNPTESEEKVKKAVWNLFGDVPTELKPASKGSILTAEAKGIEPLGTFRNVLSRDKIRDASRKALFHGLRGDTFTFYLNKQVAYAGHVSFCEADAESPLGPIKVTVQSSDPQQLVDWLAPRTTRSRSGTA; the protein is encoded by the coding sequence ATGGCGCAAGTAACTAAGATGTCTATAGAAGTAGATGTTAATCCAACTGAGTCCGAAGAGAAAGTCAAAAAAGCAGTATGGAACCTTTTCGGAGATGTGCCCACCGAGCTTAAACCTGCATCAAAAGGCAGTATCCTAACAGCAGAAGCCAAAGGCATCGAACCCCTTGGCACCTTTCGCAACGTTTTGAGCCGAGACAAAATCCGTGATGCCTCCCGAAAAGCCCTCTTTCATGGATTACGCGGTGACACCTTCACTTTCTACCTTAACAAGCAAGTGGCGTATGCGGGGCATGTTTCTTTCTGTGAAGCAGACGCTGAATCACCTCTTGGACCCATAAAAGTAACCGTGCAATCCTCAGACCCCCAGCAACTCGTTGACTGGCTTGCCCCCAGAACCACCCGGTCGCGAAGTGGAACCGCTTGA
- a CDS encoding GNAT family N-acetyltransferase, which produces MRFTTTIITSPIELAKVESEIDAFLDQHSKNPFMLSQFTKSAMQLNRGPKKTPAVLVTRVNGEIIGVSQVVFKRFSGLQTVSFLLKDSLSPDFVFENRYRKEAVEHLLNLFFKKMKCHSLSLTFPVESPNLPILEGLCQKNNIGHNRKIDIENGHRILPIGCSWEEFQKKQGTAFRKRFRVAERDLTRAGEWTVTCIEDLDKQTANFALQKILSIEGSSWKQTWRSQLGMSADADLLWAWHASIFLVNANPQFKMYLWFLEINCQSLAYSIIFKYKQVAIGVKTSYVEKYRKLGLGIYITNVAIRALFEGNEVKHLDFLTNLPHMSVWTHTSLPRVTFVVNRRKSFGLFFWALQTFKKSSRAKALAKKILS; this is translated from the coding sequence ATGCGTTTCACAACGACCATAATAACCAGCCCAATTGAACTCGCCAAAGTAGAATCTGAAATCGATGCCTTCCTTGACCAACACAGCAAAAACCCCTTCATGCTCTCCCAATTTACCAAATCCGCTATGCAGCTAAACAGGGGCCCCAAAAAAACCCCTGCAGTTTTAGTTACCCGCGTAAACGGCGAAATCATCGGAGTATCCCAAGTTGTATTCAAACGGTTCTCAGGGTTACAAACAGTTTCCTTTCTTCTAAAAGACTCCCTGTCCCCCGACTTCGTTTTCGAAAACAGATACCGAAAAGAAGCTGTAGAACATCTCCTAAACCTGTTCTTTAAAAAAATGAAATGCCACTCCCTATCCCTAACATTTCCAGTTGAGTCCCCAAATCTTCCCATCTTAGAGGGACTATGCCAAAAAAACAACATCGGTCACAACAGGAAAATCGACATTGAAAACGGGCATCGTATCCTGCCCATTGGTTGTTCTTGGGAGGAGTTCCAAAAAAAGCAGGGAACAGCTTTCAGGAAAAGGTTTAGAGTAGCAGAAAGAGACCTTACCCGAGCGGGCGAATGGACCGTTACCTGCATTGAGGATTTGGATAAACAAACTGCGAACTTTGCTTTGCAAAAAATCCTTTCCATTGAAGGGAGCAGTTGGAAACAAACTTGGCGTTCTCAGCTCGGGATGAGTGCGGACGCTGACTTGTTGTGGGCGTGGCATGCTTCCATTTTTTTGGTAAATGCTAACCCCCAGTTTAAGATGTATTTGTGGTTTTTGGAAATTAATTGCCAAAGCCTAGCTTACTCAATTATTTTCAAATACAAACAAGTAGCCATTGGCGTCAAAACGTCTTATGTGGAAAAATACCGCAAGTTAGGTTTAGGCATATACATTACAAACGTGGCGATACGTGCCTTGTTTGAAGGAAATGAAGTGAAACATTTGGATTTCTTGACTAATCTTCCCCACATGAGTGTCTGGACACACACTTCCCTGCCGCGAGTCACGTTCGTAGTGAACAGAAGAAAGTCCTTTGGTCTGTTTTTTTGGGCGCTTCAAACTTTTAAGAAATCCTCACGAGCCAAAGCATTAGCAAAAAAGATTCTCTCTTAA
- a CDS encoding NUDIX domain-containing protein: protein MIGKRRRGTAIVDTPEGILVVSRNNRTFFLPGGGAKSGESRRDAAIRELEEETGLQTVKCQFLFEYPSFTNDHKVFLMETVGVAEPENEIRFIDFFDGSNLKVSSTTWEIIELYHLKRRLNESQATSSSGDTKKT, encoded by the coding sequence GTGATAGGCAAAAGGAGAAGAGGTACAGCCATAGTTGACACGCCAGAGGGTATTCTGGTTGTCAGCCGCAACAACAGAACCTTTTTCCTTCCAGGCGGCGGCGCCAAAAGTGGAGAGAGTAGAAGAGACGCCGCGATAAGAGAACTAGAAGAAGAAACAGGACTACAAACCGTGAAGTGCCAGTTCCTTTTCGAATACCCGTCATTCACAAACGATCATAAAGTTTTCTTAATGGAAACGGTCGGTGTTGCTGAACCCGAAAACGAAATCAGGTTCATAGATTTTTTTGATGGCTCAAACTTAAAAGTATCCAGCACCACATGGGAAATAATCGAATTATATCACCTGAAGAGACGACTTAATGAATCACAAGCCACCTCAAGTTCTGGAGACACAAAGAAAACGTAG
- a CDS encoding AAA domain-containing protein yields MSSPRNNPNYSEEKASGNNETGDLPSLDASGIAEYIRFDCCPRYFKLKFGPEGKAEEKSRKWPEAFKPLSPLLYGAGRELEEAKITELKAKAAEYHDLTDIDSKYCGWQNAGEKASRILEEVITKQLSTPYSEDAKPILLYQVPMVGRVGIWELKGRADLIGVWPAKGGRVRVRIFEIKSSWKEQTAHRIQVAIYALLLSKGLDKLFKVDIEGGVINKESDLETLTYTSMPRFKLEPLIQDVERLLCKDGELYRIHQTPLSKVEYQLGLRCDNCGYNECCVIRAVESESIALLNLTRGEQHALQKQGIKQLEDLARLKVVPDACSQKPYNFKEIPAREPKKVKALSADLIIGPKLDRMVQRAQFMLGWIRPKSPYVNKTRWMPWLTGTGYGGLPEDSAQEGSNMALLFKPDSMVRVYFHIQWDYMLDVLSMVSARISCTRYRGKPIDISIVIGGLPDDRKECIEEEQDMLEEFFSKVTNAMNQVAAEVGCPDETPVHLYFYTQHERDKLMEAVRRQPSLISAKAVRDLLGLRQAIDQPMFSIIQNEVLLRKAAGFHSTGLLPVLEQSGYFDWNQWNVQRQDGSTVDLRRIFQQGFFNFTLPFCRTPEGAITFILDFHDNRRHEGRYPARARFGNQIPIEYIWAAKGRLDNYNETGWAKVLVEKRMWCDYPQKTRRVSDEELTLLGIKLCVALEHIERSLNIRNRRLGKKPIPIPKIAEFSLGTATLERSCREFLDLEYFSKRQEMYQHYALLPYQRVATGRSVIFECTSVEETEREFTVRGKMVYDGIGLPSGDCTANACRLKGSDSSGSGDWLVVTEVKRNKEGLFEEAQERSPSEVEKSARAIVQTVNLNKMEIIIKVVTWPSGKKRKYSAWHNLPTTDPEKASRSRCYQLFETGRTYILDELADDIISERAGKCLEYTDSNAFYRLLSGFLTGENVPSEHQALPKAGAERFLGWVDQRRHAPKPEQKAFIDRIFSPEQIVMLQGPPGTGKTESLQLAVLAHIAAHGASARCRVLMVAPTHKAIHEFVAKLANAWHEYLADGGVDLRDLKIYRVLSSDVSAATAFDGVTYLNYNEDKEAVDQLRASLINQGKLVPDNEDCSPLIVCVTPPGMYGLMNKIGEGEPPWGEGFFDLLAVDEASMMRLPELILSGAFVKKNAQILVAGDHRQLPPIVSHNWEKEDRRTIEEMASFLSAQDFLRLLRQEDLGLEHIQCKHKANIPAERLSESHRCHEVVAAFLKEWVYEKDGIDFRSDQKQTLQLANPKTAGLLAALKPENVFVLIVHDEAESFQSNLVEAKIIEALVRNAPSNNVGIVTPHNAQRGLIKNLLSDRGEIRVDTVERYQGGEGDFIIISSTVSDPDYVRAESDFLLNLNRINVAVSRMKKKLVIVASKSIFQFMPQDARDYDKALLWRGIAQTVGFTADANPLWRGTLQEFTGQTAAEVKVEVYAKSP; encoded by the coding sequence TTGAGCAGCCCCAGAAATAACCCCAACTATTCAGAAGAAAAAGCCTCAGGCAACAATGAAACGGGGGATTTGCCCTCGCTGGACGCCTCAGGAATCGCCGAATACATTCGCTTTGACTGCTGCCCCCGATATTTCAAGCTCAAGTTTGGTCCCGAAGGAAAAGCTGAGGAGAAAAGCCGCAAATGGCCCGAAGCCTTCAAGCCACTCAGCCCTCTGCTTTATGGTGCAGGTAGAGAACTCGAAGAGGCAAAAATAACAGAGTTGAAGGCAAAAGCCGCTGAATACCACGACTTAACTGACATAGACTCAAAGTATTGCGGATGGCAAAACGCAGGGGAAAAAGCCAGCCGAATCTTGGAGGAGGTTATCACAAAGCAGCTAAGTACCCCGTATTCTGAAGACGCAAAACCTATTCTTCTCTATCAGGTGCCTATGGTTGGACGTGTCGGCATCTGGGAGTTAAAAGGGCGGGCAGACCTCATTGGCGTTTGGCCCGCCAAAGGCGGCAGAGTCAGGGTGCGGATTTTTGAAATTAAATCGTCATGGAAGGAACAAACGGCTCATCGGATTCAGGTGGCAATTTATGCGCTGCTGCTTTCTAAGGGCTTGGACAAGCTATTCAAGGTGGACATAGAAGGCGGAGTAATAAACAAAGAATCCGACTTAGAAACACTCACCTACACAAGCATGCCCCGATTCAAGCTTGAACCCCTCATTCAGGATGTAGAACGACTTCTTTGCAAGGATGGAGAGCTTTACCGAATTCACCAAACTCCACTGTCAAAGGTAGAATATCAACTGGGTTTGCGTTGTGACAACTGCGGTTACAACGAATGCTGCGTCATTCGCGCTGTAGAAAGCGAAAGCATTGCCCTTCTTAACCTCACCCGCGGCGAACAGCACGCACTACAGAAACAGGGCATAAAGCAGTTGGAGGACCTTGCCCGCTTAAAGGTTGTGCCCGATGCCTGCTCTCAAAAGCCCTATAACTTTAAAGAAATTCCTGCACGTGAACCCAAGAAAGTTAAGGCGCTTTCAGCTGACCTGATTATTGGACCTAAACTGGACCGTATGGTTCAACGTGCCCAATTCATGCTCGGTTGGATCCGCCCTAAAAGCCCATACGTAAACAAGACTCGTTGGATGCCTTGGCTGACCGGCACGGGATATGGGGGTCTTCCTGAGGACAGCGCGCAAGAAGGAAGTAACATGGCGCTTTTGTTTAAGCCCGACAGCATGGTACGCGTGTATTTTCACATTCAGTGGGATTACATGTTGGATGTCTTGTCGATGGTGAGCGCCCGGATAAGTTGTACTCGATACCGCGGGAAACCAATTGACATATCCATAGTTATTGGCGGATTGCCTGATGACCGAAAAGAATGCATTGAAGAAGAGCAAGATATGCTGGAGGAATTCTTTTCAAAAGTCACCAACGCCATGAATCAGGTAGCCGCAGAAGTTGGATGCCCTGACGAGACACCAGTTCACCTTTACTTTTACACTCAACATGAACGTGACAAACTGATGGAGGCAGTTAGGCGTCAACCTTCTCTTATAAGCGCTAAAGCAGTCAGGGACCTTCTGGGACTAAGACAAGCCATCGACCAACCCATGTTCTCTATCATTCAAAACGAAGTCTTGCTTCGCAAAGCAGCCGGATTTCACAGCACGGGGCTTTTGCCTGTCCTTGAGCAAAGCGGCTACTTTGACTGGAACCAATGGAACGTCCAACGCCAAGATGGGTCAACAGTAGATTTACGCCGAATCTTCCAGCAGGGTTTCTTCAATTTTACCCTCCCATTTTGTCGGACCCCAGAGGGGGCAATTACGTTTATCCTTGATTTCCACGACAACCGGCGCCATGAGGGACGCTACCCTGCACGGGCACGTTTCGGAAACCAAATCCCCATTGAATATATTTGGGCAGCCAAAGGACGCCTTGACAACTACAACGAAACGGGTTGGGCAAAAGTGCTTGTTGAGAAACGCATGTGGTGCGATTATCCACAGAAAACCCGCCGCGTAAGCGACGAAGAACTCACCTTGCTGGGCATAAAACTGTGCGTTGCGCTTGAACATATCGAGCGGTCACTAAACATACGAAACAGGCGGCTGGGCAAAAAACCAATACCCATTCCCAAAATCGCCGAATTCTCTCTGGGAACCGCAACTTTAGAGCGCAGCTGTAGAGAATTCCTTGACTTGGAATACTTTTCCAAACGCCAAGAAATGTACCAGCATTATGCGTTGCTGCCTTACCAACGGGTAGCCACTGGGCGATCCGTGATTTTTGAATGCACAAGCGTGGAGGAAACGGAACGGGAATTCACGGTTAGGGGCAAAATGGTTTATGACGGCATCGGCCTCCCCAGTGGGGATTGCACCGCCAACGCCTGTAGACTCAAAGGCTCCGACAGTTCGGGCTCAGGTGACTGGCTGGTTGTAACTGAAGTTAAACGTAACAAGGAGGGACTCTTTGAAGAAGCCCAAGAAAGGTCACCTTCTGAAGTTGAGAAATCCGCACGCGCCATCGTCCAAACAGTCAACCTCAACAAAATGGAAATCATCATCAAAGTGGTTACTTGGCCAAGCGGCAAGAAAAGAAAATACAGTGCATGGCACAATTTACCCACCACTGACCCTGAAAAAGCCAGCCGCAGCCGATGCTACCAGCTTTTCGAGACAGGAAGAACATACATCCTTGACGAGTTAGCCGACGACATCATCTCTGAAAGGGCAGGTAAATGTCTAGAATACACCGACAGTAACGCATTTTACAGGCTGCTTTCGGGCTTCTTGACGGGCGAGAATGTGCCCTCTGAACATCAGGCATTACCAAAAGCAGGAGCAGAAAGATTTTTGGGTTGGGTTGACCAAAGGCGTCATGCACCCAAACCAGAACAGAAAGCGTTTATCGACCGCATTTTTAGTCCTGAACAAATCGTTATGCTTCAGGGACCGCCTGGAACGGGCAAAACGGAGTCGTTGCAGCTGGCGGTTTTGGCACACATCGCGGCGCATGGGGCAAGCGCCCGTTGCCGTGTGTTGATGGTTGCGCCCACCCACAAAGCTATCCACGAATTCGTCGCAAAACTTGCAAACGCTTGGCATGAGTACCTTGCTGATGGCGGAGTGGATTTGCGGGATCTGAAGATTTACCGTGTGTTAAGCAGTGATGTTTCAGCAGCAACAGCCTTTGATGGCGTTACATACCTTAACTATAACGAGGACAAAGAAGCCGTGGACCAGCTTCGAGCAAGTCTCATAAATCAGGGCAAATTGGTACCCGACAACGAAGACTGCTCCCCCCTGATTGTTTGTGTAACCCCGCCGGGTATGTATGGATTAATGAATAAAATCGGTGAAGGCGAACCCCCATGGGGCGAAGGTTTCTTTGACTTACTTGCAGTTGACGAAGCCAGCATGATGCGGCTGCCTGAACTGATTCTTTCAGGAGCATTCGTCAAAAAGAACGCTCAAATCTTGGTTGCGGGGGACCATCGGCAACTGCCGCCTATTGTCTCACATAACTGGGAAAAAGAAGACCGCCGCACAATCGAAGAAATGGCCTCATTCTTATCCGCGCAAGACTTCCTTCGCCTGCTGCGTCAAGAAGACCTTGGCCTTGAGCATATCCAATGCAAACATAAGGCGAATATTCCTGCGGAGCGGCTCAGCGAAAGCCACCGATGCCACGAAGTAGTCGCAGCGTTTCTTAAAGAATGGGTGTACGAGAAAGACGGCATCGACTTCCGCTCAGACCAAAAACAGACCCTACAGCTTGCAAACCCAAAAACCGCGGGGCTTTTGGCTGCATTGAAGCCTGAAAACGTGTTTGTCCTCATAGTGCATGATGAGGCTGAAAGTTTTCAGTCCAACTTGGTTGAAGCCAAAATTATTGAGGCACTGGTAAGAAATGCACCTTCAAACAATGTTGGGATTGTTACGCCGCACAACGCGCAGCGGGGGTTAATAAAAAACCTGCTCTCTGACCGCGGGGAAATCCGTGTGGACACAGTAGAGAGGTATCAAGGCGGAGAAGGCGACTTCATCATTATTTCATCTACAGTCAGCGACCCTGATTATGTCCGCGCCGAAAGCGACTTTCTGCTTAACTTGAACCGCATTAACGTAGCTGTGTCTCGCATGAAAAAGAAACTTGTAATTGTCGCCAGCAAATCTATTTTCCAATTCATGCCCCAAGACGCTCGGGACTACGACAAGGCGTTGCTTTGGCGAGGCATCGCCCAGACGGTTGGGTTCACCGCAGACGCAAACCCTCTGTGGAGGGGAACCTTGCAGGAATTCACTGGACAGACGGCAGCCGAAGTTAAGGTGGAAGTTTACGCTAAATCACCCTAA
- a CDS encoding CxxC-x17-CxxC domain-containing protein, with protein MYNKESHKATCAECGKECEVPFKPDGTRPVYCRECYAKRRPPRRY; from the coding sequence ATGTATAATAAAGAATCACACAAGGCAACCTGCGCTGAATGCGGGAAGGAATGTGAAGTTCCTTTTAAACCCGATGGTACAAGGCCAGTGTACTGCCGCGAGTGTTACGCAAAACGAAGACCTCCGCGAAGATACTAA
- a CDS encoding MBL fold metallo-hydrolase RNA specificity domain-containing protein, whose product MNEKASVTSRGAVLLGNSVACDAYHENRPLRIVTHAHADHTGGLRWSLRECQKVLMTKATRDLIDILEGPLGSRLDDIETMNYEKPMQFDGERITLFKAEHILGAAQVLLETSNGERIVWTGDFKLEGTPVLNCDTLVVESTYGNPACRRNFDADVRRLLVHMVEERLKSGTVYVFGYHGKLQEVMQILHDADVSVPFVMPEKVYNVSQVCARHGMRLGCMTLSSQKEGKMLLEEDLPCVAFYHMNNRGKVGLTNERICVSGWEFRKPCRRIGEKEHVIALSDHSDFDGLIEYVRQARPKQVITDNHGGRHGEALAKAIHARLGIPAVAMPCKSYQATFS is encoded by the coding sequence TTGAATGAGAAAGCTTCGGTGACGTCGCGTGGCGCGGTATTGTTGGGTAACTCGGTAGCGTGTGATGCTTATCACGAAAATCGTCCCCTAAGAATTGTAACGCATGCGCATGCGGACCACACGGGAGGGTTACGGTGGAGTCTGCGGGAATGCCAAAAAGTTCTCATGACCAAAGCCACACGTGACCTTATCGACATTTTGGAGGGACCGTTAGGTTCAAGACTTGACGACATAGAGACGATGAATTACGAGAAGCCAATGCAGTTTGACGGTGAACGCATAACCCTTTTCAAAGCCGAGCATATCTTGGGGGCAGCGCAGGTGCTTTTGGAAACCTCCAACGGAGAACGTATCGTGTGGACGGGAGACTTCAAGTTGGAGGGTACACCTGTTTTGAACTGTGACACACTTGTGGTGGAATCCACTTACGGCAACCCCGCATGCAGGCGCAACTTTGATGCGGATGTGCGGCGGCTTTTGGTTCACATGGTGGAAGAGCGGCTTAAAAGCGGTACCGTTTACGTGTTTGGTTACCACGGTAAACTGCAGGAAGTCATGCAGATTCTTCACGACGCTGATGTTTCTGTGCCGTTTGTGATGCCTGAGAAGGTCTACAATGTTTCCCAAGTTTGTGCACGACACGGGATGCGTTTGGGCTGCATGACTTTGTCTTCTCAAAAGGAAGGCAAAATGCTGTTGGAGGAGGATTTGCCATGTGTGGCGTTTTATCACATGAACAACCGAGGAAAAGTCGGCTTAACCAACGAACGTATTTGTGTAAGCGGATGGGAATTCCGCAAACCCTGCCGACGCATCGGCGAAAAAGAACACGTTATCGCATTAAGTGACCATTCAGATTTTGACGGGCTAATTGAGTATGTGCGGCAGGCGCGTCCTAAGCAGGTAATCACAGACAATCATGGCGGACGACACGGTGAGGCGCTCGCAAAGGCTATTCATGCGCGACTGGGCATACCTGCAGTTGCGATGCCCTGCAAAAGTTACCAAGCTACTTTTAGTTAA